From Carcharodon carcharias isolate sCarCar2 chromosome 36, sCarCar2.pri, whole genome shotgun sequence, a single genomic window includes:
- the LOC121272905 gene encoding GTP-binding protein Rit1-like, whose protein sequence is MTMQFISHRFLDYHDPTIEDAYKTRVRIDDESAHLDILDTAGQAEFTAMRDQYMRGGEGFIICYSITDRRSFQEAIEFKQLIYRVRHTYDIPVVLVGNKSDLCNLRQVSKEEGMVLAREFNCPFFETSAALRYFIDDVFHAMVREIRRKEKEAVLAQERRGKSKDSVWKRLKGPFRKKRDSIT, encoded by the exons AGGATGCCTACAAGACAAGAGTTCGAATCGACGACGAGTCAGCACATCTGGACATTCTGGACACAGCAGGGCAG GCAGAGTTTACGGCCATGAGGGACCAGTACATGCGTGGGGGCGAGGGCTTCATCATCTGCTACTCCATCACAGACCGCCGCAGCTTCCAGGAGGCCATCGAGTTCAAGCAGCTGATCTACCGGGTGCGGCACACCTATGACATCCCGGTGGTGCTGGTGGGGAACAAGTCAGACCTGTGCAACCTTCGACAG GTGTCGAAGGAGGAGGGCATGGTCCTGGCCCGAGAGTTCAACTGCCCATTCTTCGAGACCTCGGCGGCCCTGCGCTATTTCATCGATGACGTATTCCACGCCATGGTGCGGGAAATccggaggaaggagaaggaggctgTCCTGGCACAGGAGAGGCGTGGGAAGAGCAAGGACAGTGTCTGGAAAAGATTAAAGGGGCCCTTCAGAAAGAAAAGGGACTCAATAacgtga
- the LOC121272873 gene encoding early nodulin-55-1-like, with translation PSPSPSSPSVSSPSPSSPSPSSPSPSSPSPSSPSASSASS, from the exons ccatcaccatcaccatcatctccatcagtatcatctccatcaccatcatct ccatcaccatcatctccatcaccatcatctccatcaccatcatctccatcagcatcatcagcatcatca